The Vicia villosa cultivar HV-30 ecotype Madison, WI linkage group LG1, Vvil1.0, whole genome shotgun sequence genome includes a region encoding these proteins:
- the LOC131600357 gene encoding protein tesmin/TSO1-like CXC 2: MQDDDSFFNYLSSLSPLKTLNSLPMDYPLFTSPDVTFFEDSTFFDSRDSLLDTSNPQVSCENVNKIYSHENVPTYSTHLSHDSTESSSQQAVQYGSCSPEDHPLISRDDVNYLLGLLGMLEPNGTNVQDHSVKDSIEANTQVPQSNTNYEMHTVDPLASTSIHGPENNPYQPIPATYRNQTWNNLANFALMDSKPIQTGNDELVRIRHSIQMGFLDYDKTSYTSNITSCSSKSGEKNASNENGFGIPASDHYRWNPELPSCNSSLHLSESHLSQLSASMENHLGPSDNEVQSTKDFTKFLVHIKGEDFCGSTLKMESKQLDPPNKKRKRKGQIDLGASCSKHEKEEESADFCQSTLRKKRKIHKSGHCQCKKASCLRKYCECFKGGVGCSPSCKCQGCENIYGRKDREAETKSELEETEALQISRSLVLLPYLSLENPQRSFAELFGSKNQELMESNAVGSVYSYENIQAFHSHNSFHNVT, from the exons atgcagGATGATGATTCTTTCTTTAACTATCTCAGCAGTCTTTCTCCTTTAAAGACATTGAACTCACTTCCCATGGATTATCCTCTTTTCACATCACCTGATGTCACTTTTTTTGAGGATTCCACATTCTTCGATTCTAGGGATAGCCTTTTGGACACATCAAACCCTCAAGTTTCGTGCGagaatgtaaataaaatatattcacaTGAAAATGTTCCTACTTATTCTACTCATTTATCTCATGATTCAACTGAGTCATCTAGTCAACAAGCTGTGCAATATGGTTCTTGTAGCCCAGAAGATCATCCACTAATCTCAAGGGATGATGTTAACTATCTTCTTGGATTACTTGGCATGCTAGAACCAAATGGTACCAATGTACAAGACCACTCTGTCAAAGATTCAATTGAGGCAAACACTCAAGTGCCACAATCTAACACTAATTATGAAATGCATACTGTTGATCCACTTGCTTCTACTTCAATACATGGGCCTGAAAATAATCCTTATCAACCAATACCTGCCACTTACAGAAATCAAACATGGAACAATCTTGCCAATTTCGCTTTAATGGATAGCAAACCAATTCAGACAGGGAATGACGAG CTTGTGCGTATTAGACACAGTATACAGATGGGTTTTCTGGATTATGACAAGACCAGTTATACTTCAAACATCACTTCCTGTTCTTCAAAATCTGGTGAGAAGAATGCTAGTAATGAAAATGGTTTTGGAATTCCAGCCTCAGATCATTACAGATGGAATCCTGAACTTCCGAGCTGCAATTCTTCCTTGCATCTTTCTGAAAGCCACCTATCGCAGCTCTCCGCGTCAATGGAAAATCATTTGGGGCCATCTGATAATGAAGTTCAGTCTACAAAAGATTTCACAAAGTTTTTAGTTCACATTAAGGGTGAAGATTTCTGCGGTAGTACCCTCAAAATGGAGAGTAAACAGTTGGATCCTCCAAACAAGAAAAGGAAGAGGAAAGGTCAGATTGATCTAGGTGCTTCTTGTTCAAAACATGAAAAGGAAGAGGAAAGTGCTGATTTCTGTCAGAGTACCCTcagaaagaagaggaaaat CCACAAATCAGgtcactgtcagtgtaaaaaagCAAGCTGCCTGAGGAAATATTGTGAATGTTTTAAG GGTGGTGTTGGTTGCTCCCCAAGTTGTAAGTGTCAAGGTTGCGAGAATATATATGGAAGAAAGGATAGGGAGGCGGAAACAAAATCGGAGCTTGAAGAAACAGAAGCGTTACAGATTTCTAG ATCATTGGTTCTATTACCTTATTTATCATTGGAGAATCCACAAAGATCTTTCGCTGAATTGTTTGGCAGCAAAAACCAAGAGCTTATGGAATCAAATGCTGTTGGGTCAGTCTATTCATATGAAAATATACAAGCATTTCATTCTCACAACAGTTTCCACAATGTAACTTGA
- the LOC131600369 gene encoding receptor-like protein 7, protein MCFFLHLFLFLLTQFPSFTFSLCSHHDSYALLQFKNSFVVSSAPAQSFYCSSTPSKIESWNNGTDCCEWDGITCNNVSGHVMVLDLSCSHLKGKFSPNSTIFHLKQLQQLNLAFNDFYESSIYHGIGELVNLTHLNLSYTGFSGDIPSTISHLSKLISLDLSGSVRLDPFTWTRLILNATNLRQLHLDSVDMSSINGSSLSQLTKLSSSMVSLSLSSTGLTGKFPTNILSLPNLEELDLSSNQNLGGQLPKSNWSNPLRYLDLSHTSFSGGIPYSIGQLKSLTQLDLTECNFDELVSPSMWNLTQLTVLSLEGNNFQGEISSLLSNLTHLTSLYLGDNNFSGKIPNVFENLINLEYVALSDNNLSGQVPPSLFNLTLLWHIDLSFNKLVGPIPTEIAKHSKLYRIALGNNMLNGTIPHWCYSLPSLDMLDLYDNNLTGPIGEFSSYSLRYLFLSDNNLQGDFPNSIYKLQNLVQLGLSSTNLSGVVDFRRFSNFTKLSFLDLSHNSFLFINIDGGVDSILPNLAVLYLSSCNINSFPKFLAQVQNLGELDLSYSKIQGKVPKWFHESLLHTWKEIQHIDLSFNKLQGELPIPPYGIQYFLLSNNNFTGDIALSLCNASSMNILNLAHNKLTGMIPQCLGTFPSLSVLDMQMNNLHGSMPRNFSKGNAFETIKLNGNQLEGPLPHSLTHCTKLEVLDLGDNNIEDKFPNWLATLQELQVLRLRSNSLYGAITCSRFKHPFPNLRIYDVSGNNFSGPLPTSCLKNFQGMMNLNDSKIGLQYMGKASYYNDSVVVIVKGLSLELMRILTTFTTIDLSNNMFEGEIPQLIGELHSLKGLNLSNNGITGTIPQSLSSLRNLEWLDLSRNQLTGEIPASLTNLNFLSFLNLSQNLLEGIIPTGNQFNTFGNDSYEGNAMLCGYALSKSCRNDEEKSPYSTCNDEEESGFGWKAVVIGYGCGSVLGMLLGYNVFLNGKPQWLVRLVEHMFNIRLKRTHNKAGANRRRIR, encoded by the coding sequence ATGTGCTTTTTTCTCCACTTGTTCTTATTTCTGCTTACTCAATTTCCTTCCTTTACTTTCTCATTATGCAGCCATCATGATTCATATGCCTTGCTACAgttcaaaaactcatttgttgtCAGCAGTGCACCTGCACAATCGTTTTATTGTTCATCCACACCTTCAAAGATAGAATCTTGGAATAACGGTACAGATTGTTGCGAGTGGGACGGCATTACGTGCAACAACGTATCAGGTCACGTGATGGTTCTCGACCTTAGTTGCAGTCATCTCAAAGGTAAATTTTCTCCTAATAGCACTATCTTCCACCTCAAGCAACTTCAACAACTCAACTTGGCTttcaatgatttttatgaatCTTCAATCTATCATGGAATTGGCGAACTAGTGAATCTCACACATCTCAATTTATCATACACTGGATTCAGTGGTGATATTCCCTCAACAATCTCTCACTTGTCAAAATTAATTTCCCTTGATCTCAGCGGCAGTGTAAGACTCGATCCATTCACCTGGACGCGTCTCATTCTTAATGCAACTAATTTAAGACAACTTCATTTGGACAGTGTAGACATGTCTTCAATCAACGGAAGCTCTTTGTCTCAACTAACAAAACTGTCGTCCTCTATGGTCTCTCTTAGTCTATCATCCACTGGATTGACTGGAAAATTTCCAACTAACATCCTCTCTTTACCTAATCTTGAAGAACTAGATTTGTCATCTAATCAAAACCTTGGTGGTCAACTTCCAAAGTCCAACTGGAGCAATCCTTTGAGGTATTTAGACCTCTCTCACACTTCTTTCTCCGGTGGAATTCCTTATTCCATTGGTCAATTGAAGTCTCTTACTCAATTAGACCTCACAGAGTGCAATTTTGATGAGTTGGTTTCTCCATCTATGTGGAACCTCACTCAACTTACAGTCTTGAGTCTTGAAGGAAACAATTTTCAAGGTGAGATTTCATCATTACTTTCAAACCTCACACACCTCACTTCCTTATATCTTGGCGATAATAACTTTAGCGGTAAGATTCcaaatgtttttgaaaatttaatcaACTTAGAATATGTAGCACTTTCTGATAACAACCTAAGTGGCCAAGTTCCACCATCATTGTTTAATCTGACTCTTCTTTGGCATATAGATTTATCGTTTAACAAATTAGTAGGCCCCATTCCAACAGAAATCGCTAAACATTCAAAACTATATCGTATAGCTTTAGGTAATAACATGTTAAATGGAACAATTCCGCACTGGTGTTATTCCTTGCCTTCATTGGATATGTTGGATCTCTATGACAACAACCTAACAGGTCCAATTGGTGAATTCTCAAGTTATTCTTTGAGATATCTATTTCTCTCAGATAACAACCTACAAGGTGATTTTCCAAATTCAATTTATAAACTTCAAAATCTAGTTCAGTTAGGTTTGTCATCAACCAACTTGAGTGGTGTTGTGGACTTTCgcagattttcaaattttacaaaacTAAGTTTTCTTGATCTTTCCCACAATAGTTTTCTTTTTATCAACATCGATGGTGGTGTTGACTCCATCTTACCCAACCTTGCGGTATTATACTTATCTTCTTGTAATATTAATAGTTTTCCTAAATTCTTAGCTCAAGTTCAAAATCTAGGAGAGTTAGATCTCTCTTATAGCAAAATTCAAGGGAAAGTTCCGAAATGGTTTCATGAGAGTCTCTTACACACATGGAAGGAAATTCAACATATTGATCTTAGTTTTAACAAGTTGCAAGGAGAACTTCCAATTCCACCCTATGGAATTCAATACTTTTTACTCTCAAATAACAACTTCACTGGAGATATTGCTTTGTCATTATGCAATGCAAGTTCTATGAATATTCTCAATTTGGCTCACAACAAATTAACAGGCATGATTCCACAATGCTTGGGAACATTTCCTTCTCTTTCTGTATTGGATATGCAAATGAACAATCTCCATGGAAGTATGCCTAGAAACTTTTCCAAAGGAAATGCATTTGAGACTATAAAATTGAATGGCAATCAATTGGAAGGACCATTACCACATTCTTTGACTCACTGCACAAAACTCGAAGTGTTGGACCTAGGAGACAACAATATAGAGGATAAATTTCCCAATTGGCTAGCAACTCTACAAGAGTTACAGGTACTCCGTTTACGATCAAATAGTCTTTATGGTGCAATCACATGTTCTAGATTCAAGCATCCATTTCcaaatttgagaatttatgatgtGTCTGGTAACAATTTTAGTGGCCCCTTGCCAACATCGTGCCTCAAGAACTTTCAAGGAATGATGAATCTGAATGACAGTAAAATTGGTTTGCAATACATGGGTAAGGCCAGTTACTATAACGATTCCGTGGTGGTCATTGTGAAAGGTCTTTCTTTGGAGCTAATGAGAATATTGACTACTTTCACAACTATTGATTTATCAAATAACATGTTTGAAGGAGAAATTCCACAACTCATTGGAGAATTACATTCTCTCAAAGGCCTTAACCTTTCAAACAATGGAATCACAGGTACCATTCCACAATCTTTGAGtagtttgagaaatttggagtGGTTGGACCTCTCACGGAACCAGTTGACGGGTGAGATTCCTGCGTCTCTGACAAATTTGAACTTTCTCTCGTTCTTGAACCTTTCACAAAACCTTTTGGAGGGAATCATACCTACAGGTAACCAATTTAATACGTTTGGAAATGATTCCTACGAGGGAAATGCAATGTTGTGTGGATATGCGTTGTCAAAATCATGCAGAAATGATGAAGAAAAGTCACCATATTCAACATGTAATGATGAAGAGGAATCAGGATTTGGTTGGAAAGCGGTAGTAATAGGATATGGATGTGGATCAGTACTTGGAATGCTCTTGGGATATAATGTGTTCTTAAATGGAAAACCTCAATGGCTTGTGAGGCTTGTTGAACACATGTTTAACATAAGACTGAAGAGAACACACAACAAAGCTGGTGCAAATCGCAGAAGAATACGTTAG